AGAGCTTTCTGGTTTTGTCCTCTCTGTTCCTCTACTTACCATGGTACTAACTACGTTTTGGTCAtatgtccactagatggcactaatATACCATATTGTATACCTGTTCAATTCAGTATGTCACTTATCTTGCCTTATGCATCCTACTACTATGTGAGTTTATTTAGCCTCCATAGTCTTCAGCCCCCCTgcatctatgtatatatatatatgtaaatatttcATATTTTTTGTGTGATTTATCACTTATTTTGAATTTGATGTCCATCCGAATCTGTATAAGTTATATTGTATGCCATCATATGTCATGcatcattgtgagcagcggggaattcggatgcgggcgcacactgatgcactTTCATCagaattcagtggcagtgaagatcatccggacggtactgcagtaccggctgggatgatcttttcagacacCGGCCGTTTGGTGACCCGGCGGGGTGACAGAATGGCCGATGTCTTACCACGTGTGAACATAATAAGATAGTGAGATAATGCCATTTTGTGGCAATTTCACCAAATACACAGCAAAATTCCGACATTAAACTGCCAGAAACCAGCACCACCAAAGGAGGATAGAAGACTGATGCCAAAAGTACCAGCTCAGCCGCTACAGTTACACATCAGCAAGTTCATATGTACAAACTTGTTGATTTCCTTTTAAATGACCAACATCAGCGTGcttgctgatgtcagtcatttgTAGCAAGTGCCTGCAGCATATAGGAACCAACATCCACATGTATGAAACAAGCAAATTTTCAGAGCCAGATCCATACATCTCTTCATAACTGAAGGAGTTCAGCAGTAGTAGTTGAGCCAATGCTGGATGTGCTGTGTTGACTCTGCAGTATCAGGACTAATCACaagtatatttatatttttattcatttttctgtacattttcCATCTGAGGTGTGTGCTCATCTGGGTACCTATTGAGTTGTTctgggtgacgccacttctatggtagttggtcggtggagtatagctcagccaggtagTATGCTGtcgtcagggccgattctaggttctatgctgcctgaggcgaaaattgaaactgcgccccttcccccgcaaacacaactatataccagcagtgaacattgcatatataactacataccaacagtgcatacagaactatataacagaagtgcatacactaagggtatgttcacactgagtaaaacaggtggaattccgcggtggaactctccgccgcaggatcccgcctgtctcactgtcccatagcccgtctatgggagagcgcgcgctcctccgcagccgccgctctccgctcgaagaagtaacatgtcacttctttgagcggagagcggcggctgcagaggagcatgtataagtgccagtcttaatggtggtgacatatggggagccaagtgttagagacccccaaatagtataggtctcagacggcctaatactgccagcttcagacactcaataatactgttagcctcagagaccaccttacccatatcatcatactactccccccttcatcctccttccccctccatcatcatactactccccccttcatcctcctgccctatcatcatactactacccccaccttgatcctccagaccctccatcatcatactacgaccgactttatcatcctcctgcccttctatCATCATAGTActtcccctctcatcctcctgcccttccatcatcatagtataacccccctcatcctcctgcccttccatcatcatagtataacccctctcatcctcctgcccatccatcattatagtactacccctctcatcctcctgcccttccatcatcatactacaacccctctcatcctccttccccctccatcctcatagtactacccctctcatcctcctgcccttccatcatcatagtataacccctctcatcctcctgcccttccatcattatagtaatacccctctcatcctcctgcccttccatcatcatactacaacccctctcatcttccttccccctccatcatcatagtactacccctctcatcctcctgtccctccatcatcaaactacaacccctctcatcctcctgcccttccatcatcatactacaacccctctcatcctcctgcccttccatcatcatactacaacccctctcatcctcctgcccttccatcatcatagtactacccctctcatcctccttccccctccatcatcatagtactacccctctcatcctcctgcccttccatcatcatagtacaacccctcttatcctcctgtccctccatcatcatactactactacccctctcatccttctgccctttcatcatcatagtataacccctctcatcctcctgcccttccatcatcatactactacccctctcatccttctgcccttccatcatcatactactacccctctcatccttctgcccttccatcatcatactactacccctctcatccttctgcccttccatcatcatactacaactacccctctcatccttctgcccttccatcatcatactactacccctctcatccttctgcccttccatcatcatactactacccctctcatccttctgcccttccatcatcatactacaactacccctctcatccttctgcccttccatcatcatactactacccctctcatccttctgccctttcatcatcatactactacccctctcatccttctgcccttccatcatcatactactacccctctcatccttctgcccttccatcatcatactactacccctctcatccttctgccctttcatcatcatagtataacccctctcatcctcctgcccttccatcatcatactactacccctctcatccttctgcccttccatcatcatactacttctcccttcatcctcctcctgtgccttcatcatcataccactagccccttcatctgtatataaaacaaaaaaagccataatcacctcaccagtatggaccctctggtcttccagggactcctctcccgctctgcatgggtgacatcactcgcgctcggcagggggcggggcttcccgcggcaggggggcggagcttcccgggacatggttttgccggggctgtctcgtcagaatcaggacagtcccggcaaaacctgagggcccccacctgctcccctcctcaccatccggaccgggatccaccgcttctcctttccctGGCAGGACGCCACACAGGACCcttccccaggccaggtcacagcgccatacacgctctctgttgtacagcattgtgacctggcctgggggaggggcctgtcacccagcggatgccgtacagtacaggggagaggattatagtgtgagtgggggcgtcttctcctgtcaccgagggcccagagtctgacggcagtgcatccctagaagctgcagagccgcggcttctagggatgcggaaagggggacacctgagCGGGCGGCGGGCCCCTGTGCGGTGAGTCAGATGACAGGTCAGAAGTTTccgcccctaaagggaccccagaatgtgccgcctgaggcggaatactcattccgcctcatggtaGAAGCGGCCctggttgtcgtgacgccagtgctaatggAGGCAcaactgcttttagtttttttgtggctggctatactcttccccaatggtcggtgacctgccaggctgtgaccTGCTTCgggcgcttatcatggtggtccagaaAGGAGTTATGACCCATCCGAATGActcaaggacggtgtagcctgtgtgtaggtgctggtgcaataaccACTGATAGGAAAAATAAACTTGTTTTTTACTAATAGATCTTCTGTGATACAAGTGAATCATATAATACAAACTTGACTTTGCTAGATTTACACTCTGAGCTGGTTGAGGTAGCGAGaagagtagcagtgctgactttgttgtgtgctgagaagaatagtagagagttcagagtagtgaagAGGAGTAGGTTATGAGAggcccaacccaatgtagtactatgctctgccagaactttagaagaagaatacttgagaatacttgaaagaagaagattactcgtgcctgtgtttcgacctttgccGCTATAACCACCTTTTGCTCTGCAGTGTAGAGTTacctgtcctatcagggtgacacaagccccaatcttaattacctgagttgagcgaagTGTCCGAGAGTTTCCCAGTGTCACGTGCGTTGCGAGATAGGGTAcataggctcttagctgctttgtTCTATCTGGATCAATTCCTCTAgcttttaggatactgtcctgcactgtgtttaatTTGTTCActgcatgggttggggtgatctctgacttgtcctctctttttAGTTgctttagcactgcattgtagatagaagtgttgctttaagaaagaaagtctctgtgtcctccataaagatacactacagctggtctgtcccagacagggaacctggcatggCCAAGCTCCTGGCTaaactcagcagggatgcctgatctgtgtgtctcgCTCTTTCGAGAAACAGAAAGAAAATGAACTGAAGTGTAGGtctatacttcctctccccatgtgacaacttcccacagggtgtgtaacagctcctgtgagtggtgaagaagagTGCAAGTAGaaaagaggatagagataggtggaagagaagaacagctctcattggtgtgccaatcacaaacaaaaacaataacccttagttcactacagctgtgcaacagttaccaatatacagacagtgacctcttgtggtaaaactaAAATATACACTTCATTACCACATTGTTCCTTATAGTACAAGGCTTcaaactagcaacacccgtggtgggacaacaCACATCTACAAGGTCAGATCCTCACAGCTTCTCTGGCACATATCCATCTATTATTACTATAGCATTTGGTTGTATAATAAGAAGATCTGGTCACTGATATGCAGCTTCCTGGTGATGATGTCTTTATCTGGATCCTAAATGACAAGAGAATAAACCAGAGATGAGTGGTGATCAGGGGAGGAGAGACCCAGGTATCAGATGTATCCTGAGTGTGTGCTGGGGTCAGAGGTCACTTACAGGCTGCTGGTATATTGTTCTCCATCCACCCATCTCCAGCCATCTCCATCATGGTGAAGTCCTATCCAGTATGTGTCATCTGCTCGCTGGCTGAGAGTTCTCTCTATAAACTCCTGGGACATATAAAGAACATTTATtgtgtaaattatttttttcaagTAATAAAACATGACAGAAACAATTCACctcacaaagatttttttttctgtttcacagTAAATTTATGTTTCACAGAAATCCAGGTTACCCCATTTAGAGGTTCTCTGGTGTCAGGaatatatacagatttgtaaattacttctatttaaagggattattagggaaacagaaaaggtcctacctgttccACTCCCCGGTGTTATACTGTTCTCACTGGCCGCCTTGGGTATACTTCTGAGATAAGAGGGGGCCGGGTGGATGTTCAATAGCTGTCCGATGTTACTGATGTTGTTGCAACATTGGGCAGCCAGACATTGTGGTTTTGCCCACATGGGATCCTCACAACTTGCATCGAGCCCCACAGATAATGGGTGGAAGCCGTGTACTAGAGGGCAGAATAGGTTGGATCTTCTCTGTTCCCCAGATTACCACTTTAAAAAACTAatatgttccagtacttatcagctgctgtatatcctgcaggaagtggtatattcttcctagtctgacacagagctctttgctgccacctctgtccatgtcaggaactgtccagagcaggagaggttttctatagtgattttctactgctttggacagttcctgacatggacagggttggcagcagagagcactgtgtcagactggaaaaataaaTACACccgcaggacctacagcagctgataagtactggaagccttgagattttgtttaaatagaagtaatttacaaatctatataagttttagACACCagttaaaatgtaatttttatcacATAGTGGAAATAATTGCTcaattttgtatatatatatatatatatatatatatatatatatatatattacataaccTGTCCTGCTAACAATAAGCTCTCACACAGtaaaattaaccctttgaggaccaggcccaaaatgacccagtggaccgcgcaaattttgatcttagtgtttccgtttttccctcctcccctcctaagagctctagcactctcagttttttatctacaggccatgtaagggcttatttgttacaggaatagttgtactttgtaatggcgtctttcattttaccataacatgtatgatggaattccaaatatattatttatgaagatataaattgatgaaatcgcaaaaaagaatgcaatatggtaacgtttggggggttcctgtgtctacgttatgcactatatggtaacagcgacatgacactattattctataggtcagtccgaacacaaccatatgcaggtttacacagattctctaatgttatatattttttttaaatgaaatccttttttttggcaattaattataaataaaatgggactattgtgacgcttataacggttttattttttcacctacggggctgtatggggcgtaatttttttccgccatgatctctagtttttattaataccatatttgtgaagatcggacgttttgatcactttttattaatttttttatatatataatgtaacataaaatcggtaatctgcgcacttttttccctcttttcgtgtacgccgtttaccgttcgcaatgacacttgttatattttaatagatcggacaattacgcacgctacggtatattatatgtttatctatttatttatttttatatgttttatttatataatgggaaaggggggtgatttcaacttttattgggggaggggttttggggtagtgtattagtgtttttaacttttttttttttacacatttgaagtccctttgggggacttgtacatagattagtttgatttttacactgatgaatgctatgccataggcacagcattgatcagtgttatcggcgctctgctcattgagcctgcctgtgcaggcttagagtagcagagcgccgatcggaccgcatggagacaggtaagagacctccagcagtccgttataccgatcgggacccccgcagtcacactgcgggggtcccgatcggtaagtgacaggggactccccctgtcacttacacttaaacgccgcggtcgcgccgtgatcgcggcgtttaaggggttaatgacacgcggcagcgcgatcgctgcagcgtgtcattgccggtgaggtcccggctgctcactgcagccggcccccacctcctatgaagcgcgctccgctccggagcgcgcttcatagcgggaataacacccgtgacgtaaggttacgtcatgggtcgtctggggacagacttccatgacgtaaccctacgtccagggtcgtctaggggttaaagagtcactgtcatattttttttttgcagaaatcaatagtccaggcgattataagaaactttgtaattgggtttattagccaaatctgccattatctgcatgtaaaaagccttttcccagcccccccctccttcctcttttccatccactgcaaaaaatcaggaaattgtgacttgttgcatgagtcacactctgtctgtttctatagagatgggaggggggaggaggaaggagggagttagccggcagcagaaagcagatatcagaggattacaggcatggagctttgtgacagctgtaatcagagctcagagaggtcagggtcagtggtgactgtcccaggggataacgggtgagggatttgtagattaactctttgttggcctgttttggtcttttatttagctctctccataggataacaatgaagacaggggggagagcttcaaactgctttttcatgataaaaatgcatttttcggctaataaccccaattacaaattttcttaaaatcgcctggactattgatttctgcaaaaaaaaaaaaaaaattcacgacagtgacactttaaacataaaCAATTATATGGAGCTTCCTGCTAAGACTTTTTCTATAATCTCCTGTAATAGATAAAGAGCATGTTATTATCTATAGAAGCTGTTATATTGGTCTCTAGTCCTATAATATCCCTATACATGGACACAGAGCCCATACCTGCTGCTCCTTGTCCTTTATGACCAGTAGATCAGATCCCATCATCTtacactgatcccgactcggctcCCATGTTCTCTCTGTAACATCTGAGAAGTAATAACACTGATCTCCATGTAGTAGCCAATCAGGAGGACACAGGTGACAGCCTGCAAGATTTCAAAAAGTTTAAGGGTTTTATGAAAAATATTCACTAAAAATGACAAGTGGATACAAATGCTGCCAGTCAGCTAAGTTGTTTGTCTAACTGTTTCTGTACCTGATAATCTTCTCTGCCCTCTATAGCTGCAACTAATAAAGTGTTCTGCCccttgttactgtacctgatatttGCCCCCTGAcccattactgtacctgataTTCGCCCCTGTCGCCTGTTTTTGTACATGATAATTTTCCCTGTCCCCTGTTTCTGTACCTGATAATTTTCCCTGTCCCGTGTTTCTGTACCTGATAATCTTCCCTGTCCCCTGTTTCTGTACCTGATATTCTTCCCTGTCCCGTGTTTCTGTACCTGATAATGTTCCCTGTCCCCTGTTTCTGTACCTGATATTCTTCCCTGTCCCGTGTTTCTGTACATGATAATGTTCCCTGTCCCGTTTCTGTACCTGATAATCTTCCCTGTCCCCTGTTTCTGTAACTGATAATCTTCCATGTCCCCTTTTTCTGTACCTGAAAATCTTCCTTGTCCCGTGTTTCTGTACCTGATAATGTTCCCTGTCCCCTGTTTCTGTACCTGATAATCTTCCCTGTCCCGTTTCTTTACCTGATAATCTTCCCTGTCCTGTTTCTGTACCTGATAATCTTCCATGTCCCCTGTTTCTGTACCTGATAATCTTCCCTGTCCCCTGTTTCTGTACCTGATAATCTTCCATGTCCCCTGTTTCTGTACATGATAATCTACTCTGTCCCGTTTCTGTACCTGATAATCTTCAATGTCCCCTGTTTCTGTACCTGATAATCTTCCATGTCCCATGTTTCTGTACCTGATATTATTCCATATCGCCTTTTTCTGTACCTGATAATCTTCCCTGTCTCGTGTTTTTGTACCTGATAATCTTCCCTGTGCCCTGTTTCTGTACCTGATATTATTCCATGTCCCCTTTTTCTGTACCTGATAATGTTCCCTGTCTCATGTTTTTGTACCTGATAATCTTCCCTGTCCCCTGTTTCTGTACCTGATATTATTCCATGTCCCCTTTTTCTGTACTTGATAAtcatccctgtcccctgtttCTGTACCTGATAATCTTCCCTGTCCCGTTTCTGTACCTGATAATCTTCTATGTCCCCTTTTTCTGTACCTGAAAATCTTCCTTGTCACGTGTTTCTGTACCTGATAATGTTCCCTGTCCCCTGTTTCTGTACCTGATAATGTTCCCTGTCCCGTTTCTGTACCTGATAATCTTCCCTGTCCCCTGTTTCTGTAACTGATAATCTTCCATGTCCCCTTTTTCTGTACCTGAAAATCTTCCTTGTCCTGTGTTTCTGTACCTGATAATGTTCTCTGTCCCCTGTTTCTGTACCTGATAATGTTCTCTGTCCCCTGTTTCTGTACCTGATAATCTTCCCTGTCCCGTTTCTGTACCTGATAATCTTCCCTGTCCCTTTTCTGTACCTGATAATCTTCCCTGTCCCCTGTTTCTGTACCTGATAATCTTCCATGTCCCCAGTTTCTGTACCTGATAATCTACTCTGTCCCGTTTCTGTACCTGATAATCTTCCATGTCCCCTGTTTCTGTACTTGATAATCATCCCTGTCCCGTGTTTCTGTACCTGATAATGTTCCCTGTCCCGTTTCTGTACCTGATAATGTTCCCTGTCCCGTTTCTGTACCTGATAATCTTCCCTGTCCCCTGTTTCTGTAACTGATAATCTTCCATGTCCCCTTTTTCTGTACCTGAAAATCTTCCTTATTCCGTGTTTCTGTACCTGATAATGTTCTCTGTCCCCTGTTTCTGTACCTGATAATCTTCCCTGTCCCGTTTCTGTACCTGATAATCTTCCCTGTCCCGTTTCTGTATCTGATAATCTTCCCTGTCCCCTGTTTCTGTACCTGATAATCTTCCATGTCCCCAGTTTCTGTACCTGATAATCTACTCTGTCCCGTTTCTGTACCTGATAATCTTCCATGTCCCCTGTTTCTGTACCTGATAATCTTCCATGTCCCATGTTTCTGTACCTGATATTATTCCATGTCGCCTTTTTCTGTACCTAATCATCTTccctgttttgtgtttttgtaccTGATAATCTTCCCTGTGCCCTGTTTCTGTACCTGATATTATTCCATGTCCAACTTTTCTGTACCTGATAATGTTCCCTGTCTCATGTTTTTGTACCTGATAATCTTCCCTGTCCCCTGTTTCTGTACCTGATATTATTCCATGTCCCCTTTTTCTGTACTTGATAATCTTCCCTGTCCCC
The nucleotide sequence above comes from Dendropsophus ebraccatus isolate aDenEbr1 chromosome 8, aDenEbr1.pat, whole genome shotgun sequence. Encoded proteins:
- the LOC138798430 gene encoding killer cell lectin-like receptor subfamily B member 1C isoform X2, encoding METPARRCHQAVMSSRGPSTSQTTEEGNRAGNTESWTPSWKAVIITVLLGANIVFIRIIEALVYSREQCNAERSTMQKDLCTNSSNMSGGCHLCPPDWLLHGDQCYYFSDVTERTWEPSRDQCKMMGSDLLVIKDKEQQEFIERTLSQRADDTYWIGLHHDGDGWRWVDGEQYTSSLIQIKTSSPGSCISVTRSSYYTTKCYSNNRWICAREAVRI